In Pseudomonas sp. GCEP-101, one DNA window encodes the following:
- a CDS encoding TIGR00730 family Rossman fold protein has product MTLRSICVFCGASPGATPIYQEAAEALGRHLAENGIQLVYGGGAVGLMGMVANAALAAGGEVIGIIPQSLKDAEVGHNGLTRLEVVDGMHARKARMAELSDAFIALPGGLGTLEELFEVWTWGQLGYHAKPLGLLEVNGFFDPLLTFLDHLVQERFVRQPHRDMLQRAASPAELVSALAAWKPLAAPKWVDRTPT; this is encoded by the coding sequence ATGACCTTGCGTTCCATCTGCGTATTCTGCGGCGCCAGCCCCGGCGCCACCCCGATCTACCAGGAAGCTGCCGAAGCCCTGGGCCGCCACCTCGCCGAGAATGGCATCCAGCTGGTCTACGGCGGCGGCGCCGTGGGGCTGATGGGCATGGTCGCCAATGCCGCTTTGGCCGCCGGCGGCGAGGTCATCGGCATCATCCCGCAGAGCCTGAAGGACGCCGAAGTCGGGCATAACGGCCTCACGCGCCTGGAAGTGGTGGACGGCATGCACGCGCGCAAGGCGCGCATGGCCGAGCTGAGCGACGCCTTCATCGCCCTGCCGGGCGGCCTGGGTACCCTCGAAGAGCTGTTCGAGGTGTGGACCTGGGGCCAGCTGGGCTACCACGCCAAGCCGCTGGGCCTGCTGGAAGTGAACGGTTTCTTCGACCCGCTGCTGACCTTCCTCGACCACCTGGTGCAGGAGCGCTTCGTGCGCCAGCCGCACCGCGACATGCTGCAACGCGCCGCCTCGCCGGCCGAACTGGTCAGTGCCCTGGCCGCCTGGAAGCCCCTGGCCGCGCCGAAATGGGTGGACCGCACGCCCACCTGA
- a CDS encoding type IV pilin protein — protein MRRMGGFTLVELLVGLCLMGILLGIAVPTYQEHIQRVRRVDAQKSLVELAQALERFYTSRGTYVGATLAFDQSPREAAKAFYRLGFASGPDESGYVLQAVPVGAMAQDACGMLTLASSGLRGAAMERCW, from the coding sequence ATGAGGCGGATGGGCGGTTTTACCCTGGTGGAGCTGCTGGTTGGCCTGTGCCTGATGGGTATCCTGCTGGGCATCGCCGTGCCGACCTATCAGGAGCACATCCAGCGCGTGCGCCGGGTGGATGCGCAGAAGTCGCTGGTGGAGCTGGCGCAAGCGCTGGAGCGCTTCTACACCAGCCGCGGGACCTATGTGGGCGCCACGCTGGCGTTCGACCAGTCGCCCCGGGAGGCGGCGAAAGCGTTCTACCGCCTGGGCTTCGCCAGTGGCCCTGACGAGTCGGGCTATGTGCTGCAGGCGGTGCCGGTCGGCGCGATGGCGCAGGATGCCTGCGGGATGCTGACGCTGGCCAGCAGCGGGCTCCGTGGCGCGGCCATGGAGCGCTGCTGGTAA
- a CDS encoding pilus assembly protein, whose translation MKFASLCAVLLGAILACPLRAAPVSQVPLQVASGAPGNLLLLPSSAEAAQAAAANPSATYSAGERYIGYFDPDKCYVYRRGEAEAERYFQPLGPALAHVCRQAWSGNFLNWATAQTIDVYRAVLTGGDRFLDSAGLTVLQKGRSPPTSVAFPDRSLPLDAVAGATPFSGSSLHLRIAGQERSLLLSRSADFPAEPQELLPGEPLQPAMTYRLPVRVQVCLAGQLERNCQRYGEHYKPEGLLQQYAERLRFSVFGRDGQAAGDLLRAPQRFVGPWLADGQDNPQKEWSAQTGVFLARQTGGITQLNRFDESGLRPFDELGDLLQAAARYLRHVDGHADPLTFACQRNAILGVGGAGAGEPGTSLLGSADPETAQAAQRVARMHGSAGSAAALALAGLAYDAHVRDLRPDLPGRQSASTYWLAASHEVAGQGSGLWLATQYGGFAMPRGYTLERTSPLPETWWKAANGLPAHLLTLADPERLRDELKQAFAETADDQPRSIGRFTAGLQPGEYFSALLEGRHWSGDLQLWREGERQPQWSAAQQLDALSEAQLAGRNLLTARPATAGADGALIAREGMPFDWSALNDEQRRRLGAVQGESLLAYLRGSRLQERRESGSPSPFRLRASRLGDIVGSQPVHAWHDPQPYAELPEPQGSSYRAFLASALFQQRAPLVAVGANDGMLHGFDARDGRELFGYVPVAVLGHLRELAEPGYAHRYYVDGSPAVGNAWIGGQWRTLLVGATGAGGHSVFALDVTDPERVGAGSVLWEFSHADLGYTLGRPVLVALASGKFVVAVSSGAKDPPTRGGDIWLLDAADGHVLKRISLPDAGDLGPVTAISSLGGVTANRLYVGDSLGNLWRVDLAGEEGGESAITPSLAGKPLFRALAPDGSPQAISAPVTAALDRSGQVRVLLGSGRFYRVGDDEASANTETLYGVLDDGRPIAGRASLRSVPVVADERAVRGWYLDLPADGSRLVEQPQARDGRWVLFNLMAPGADPCADPLVHAWMILDLGSGERLAARLPSPNDDLAQPAGAVLLQADPGGTWRILGVDRDGRPHSEAVDLPKGGGRKAWWESR comes from the coding sequence GTGAAATTCGCAAGTCTGTGCGCCGTATTACTCGGGGCCATCCTGGCGTGCCCGCTCCGCGCGGCGCCGGTCAGCCAGGTTCCGCTGCAGGTCGCCAGCGGTGCGCCGGGCAATCTGTTGCTGTTGCCGTCCTCGGCTGAGGCGGCGCAGGCGGCGGCCGCGAATCCGAGCGCCACGTATTCTGCCGGGGAGCGCTACATCGGTTACTTCGACCCGGACAAGTGCTACGTCTACCGCCGGGGCGAGGCCGAGGCGGAACGCTACTTTCAACCCCTCGGCCCGGCCCTGGCCCATGTCTGCCGGCAGGCGTGGAGCGGCAACTTCCTCAACTGGGCAACGGCGCAGACGATCGATGTCTACCGTGCGGTCCTGACCGGCGGCGACCGCTTCCTCGACAGCGCTGGGCTGACGGTGCTGCAGAAGGGACGGAGCCCGCCAACGTCGGTGGCATTCCCGGATCGCAGCCTGCCGCTGGACGCGGTGGCTGGAGCCACGCCGTTTTCCGGCAGTAGTCTGCACCTGCGCATCGCCGGGCAGGAGCGCAGCCTGCTGCTCAGCCGCAGCGCTGATTTTCCCGCTGAGCCGCAGGAGTTGCTGCCCGGCGAGCCGTTGCAGCCGGCGATGACCTACCGGCTGCCGGTACGCGTGCAGGTGTGCCTTGCCGGTCAGCTGGAGCGCAACTGCCAGCGCTACGGCGAGCACTACAAGCCCGAAGGGCTGCTGCAACAGTACGCGGAGCGCCTGCGTTTCAGTGTCTTCGGCCGGGACGGGCAGGCGGCGGGCGATCTGCTGCGCGCCCCGCAACGGTTCGTCGGCCCCTGGTTGGCGGATGGGCAAGACAATCCGCAGAAAGAGTGGTCGGCGCAGACCGGGGTATTCCTGGCGCGGCAGACAGGGGGCATCACGCAGCTCAACCGCTTCGACGAATCCGGGCTGCGGCCGTTCGATGAGTTGGGCGATTTGCTGCAGGCCGCGGCGCGCTACCTGCGTCATGTGGATGGTCATGCCGATCCGCTCACCTTCGCCTGCCAGCGCAACGCCATTCTCGGGGTGGGCGGCGCGGGGGCGGGTGAGCCTGGCACGAGCCTGCTCGGCTCGGCTGATCCGGAAACGGCCCAGGCGGCGCAGCGGGTCGCACGGATGCACGGCAGTGCGGGCTCTGCTGCCGCACTGGCCCTGGCGGGGCTGGCCTATGACGCCCATGTGCGCGATCTGCGCCCGGACCTGCCGGGCCGGCAAAGTGCTTCGACCTATTGGCTGGCGGCTTCGCATGAGGTCGCCGGGCAGGGGAGCGGCCTCTGGCTGGCGACCCAGTACGGCGGGTTTGCCATGCCGCGCGGCTACACCCTCGAACGCACGTCACCGCTGCCGGAAACCTGGTGGAAGGCGGCGAATGGTTTGCCTGCCCATCTGCTGACGCTCGCCGACCCCGAGCGGCTGCGCGATGAGTTGAAACAGGCCTTCGCCGAAACGGCAGACGATCAGCCCAGGAGCATCGGCCGGTTCACTGCAGGCCTCCAGCCCGGCGAGTACTTCAGCGCACTGTTGGAGGGGCGGCACTGGAGCGGCGACCTGCAGCTCTGGCGTGAGGGCGAGCGGCAGCCGCAGTGGTCGGCGGCGCAGCAGCTGGACGCGTTGAGCGAAGCGCAGCTGGCGGGGCGCAACCTGCTTACGGCGCGGCCCGCCACGGCCGGGGCGGATGGCGCGCTGATCGCCCGTGAGGGCATGCCCTTCGACTGGAGCGCCTTGAACGATGAGCAACGCCGCAGGCTCGGCGCCGTGCAGGGCGAATCGCTGCTGGCGTACCTGCGCGGGTCGCGCCTGCAGGAGCGCCGTGAATCCGGCAGCCCATCGCCATTCCGCCTGCGGGCCAGCCGGTTGGGGGATATCGTTGGATCGCAGCCGGTGCACGCCTGGCACGATCCGCAGCCCTACGCCGAGTTGCCCGAGCCGCAGGGCAGCAGCTACCGCGCCTTTCTTGCCAGTGCGCTCTTCCAGCAACGCGCGCCGCTGGTGGCGGTGGGCGCCAACGACGGCATGCTGCACGGCTTCGACGCGCGGGACGGGCGCGAATTGTTTGGCTACGTGCCGGTGGCGGTGCTGGGGCATCTGCGTGAGCTGGCCGAGCCCGGCTACGCACACCGTTATTACGTCGATGGCTCGCCGGCCGTGGGCAATGCCTGGATCGGCGGGCAATGGCGAACCTTGCTGGTGGGCGCCACTGGTGCCGGTGGCCACAGCGTGTTCGCCCTGGACGTGACCGACCCGGAGCGGGTAGGCGCCGGCAGCGTGCTCTGGGAGTTCAGTCATGCAGACCTCGGCTACACGCTGGGGCGGCCGGTTCTGGTGGCCCTGGCGTCGGGCAAGTTCGTGGTGGCGGTGTCGTCGGGCGCCAAGGACCCGCCAACGCGCGGCGGGGATATCTGGCTGCTCGATGCGGCGGACGGCCATGTGCTCAAGCGCATTTCTCTACCCGATGCCGGCGACCTCGGGCCGGTGACGGCGATCAGCAGCCTGGGTGGCGTAACCGCCAATCGACTGTACGTCGGCGACAGCCTGGGCAATCTCTGGCGGGTCGACCTGGCGGGCGAGGAGGGCGGCGAGTCGGCGATCACGCCGTCGCTGGCCGGCAAGCCGCTGTTCCGCGCGCTGGCGCCGGATGGCAGCCCGCAGGCGATCAGTGCGCCGGTGACGGCGGCGCTGGACCGCAGTGGCCAGGTGCGGGTGCTGTTGGGCAGCGGGCGTTTCTATCGCGTGGGGGATGACGAAGCCTCCGCAAACACCGAGACCTTGTATGGCGTGCTCGATGATGGCCGGCCCATCGCCGGACGGGCCAGTCTTCGTTCCGTGCCGGTTGTTGCGGACGAGCGCGCGGTGCGGGGCTGGTACCTGGATCTGCCGGCGGATGGCTCGCGCCTGGTGGAGCAGCCGCAGGCCCGCGACGGGAGGTGGGTACTGTTCAACCTGATGGCGCCAGGAGCCGACCCCTGCGCCGACCCGCTCGTGCATGCGTGGATGATCCTCGACCTTGGCTCCGGAGAACGGCTGGCGGCGCGTTTGCCGTCGCCCAACGACGACCTGGCGCAGCCGGCGGGTGCCGTGCTGCTCCAGGCTGACCCGGGCGGCACTTGGCGCATCCTCGGGGTGGATCGCGACGGCCGGCCGCATAGCGAGGCCGTCGACCTGCCCAAGGGCGGCGGGCGCAAGGCCTGGTGGGAGTCGCGATGA
- a CDS encoding pilus assembly PilX family protein: MSRGSARGAVLLVSLVMLVLLTLVGLAGMRMVQLEERMAGNLRDRQGALQAAEVALRAGEAAARDIRRRGGVEASAYDTDGVVVGFAEGAAAPVYRLRFLRWLPSDGLEVGKGAAANGVAIEVRATGFGARRQPSGAPISSVRVNSIYFIR, translated from the coding sequence ATGTCCCGAGGATCAGCGCGCGGCGCGGTGTTGCTGGTGTCGCTGGTCATGCTGGTGCTGCTCACCCTCGTCGGTCTGGCGGGCATGCGCATGGTGCAGTTGGAGGAGCGCATGGCCGGCAATCTGCGTGATCGGCAGGGCGCACTGCAGGCGGCGGAAGTGGCGCTGCGCGCGGGCGAGGCGGCGGCCCGCGATATCCGCCGGCGTGGCGGCGTCGAGGCGTCCGCTTACGACACCGATGGCGTCGTCGTTGGCTTTGCCGAAGGCGCGGCGGCGCCGGTGTACCGGCTGCGCTTCCTGCGCTGGCTGCCCAGCGACGGTCTGGAGGTCGGCAAGGGCGCGGCGGCCAACGGCGTGGCCATCGAGGTGCGCGCGACCGGCTTCGGCGCACGCCGACAGCCGTCGGGTGCGCCGATCTCCAGCGTTCGCGTGAACAGCATCTACTTCATCCGGTGA
- a CDS encoding PilW family protein: MRQRGLSLVELLVATALGLLLLAGVIQVVLSSKRSYQASVALAELQETGRFALEAMAQDLRSAGFTGACPGGLVNACGAEGALFALEQSGIEGYAPGMSAAAWVPAGRLANTDALLLRLASASTVETKSIAGNRLTLAAGSVVAGAVYLLSDQQSCLLMRNAGNASSLLADRSLEHFLAPATRVYPYRYAIYWVRRNDDGTTGLFVTENSDNLDKQTSELVTGVAGMSLRYGVAGANSEVVSTYKAAREMAAGDWPRVRTVRVSLLLQSQARDVDEAPASLAFDGRTLAPNAERRLRLVMGSTIALRNLPP, encoded by the coding sequence ATGCGCCAGCGCGGGCTGTCGCTGGTGGAGCTGCTGGTCGCCACGGCGCTCGGCCTGCTGCTCCTGGCGGGTGTCATTCAGGTCGTCCTGAGCAGCAAGCGCAGCTATCAGGCCAGCGTGGCCCTGGCCGAACTGCAGGAGACCGGGCGCTTCGCGCTGGAAGCCATGGCGCAGGACCTGCGCAGCGCCGGCTTCACGGGGGCCTGCCCAGGCGGGCTGGTCAACGCCTGTGGAGCAGAAGGTGCGCTGTTCGCACTGGAGCAATCCGGCATCGAGGGGTATGCCCCCGGCATGTCGGCTGCCGCCTGGGTGCCGGCCGGGCGCTTGGCCAATACCGACGCGTTGCTGCTGCGCCTCGCCTCCGCTTCGACCGTCGAGACGAAATCGATTGCTGGCAATCGCCTGACACTCGCCGCAGGCAGTGTGGTGGCTGGGGCTGTCTACCTGCTCAGCGACCAACAGTCCTGCCTGCTGATGCGCAATGCCGGCAACGCATCGAGCCTGCTTGCGGATCGTTCGCTGGAGCACTTCCTGGCCCCTGCCACGCGGGTCTACCCCTACCGCTACGCCATCTACTGGGTGCGTCGCAACGACGATGGAACGACAGGGCTGTTCGTCACTGAAAACAGCGACAACCTCGACAAGCAGACCAGTGAACTGGTGACCGGCGTCGCCGGCATGAGCCTGCGCTACGGCGTAGCGGGGGCGAACAGTGAGGTGGTGTCGACCTACAAGGCAGCCAGGGAAATGGCGGCCGGGGATTGGCCGCGGGTGCGCACGGTGCGCGTCAGCCTGCTGTTGCAGAGCCAGGCCCGTGACGTTGACGAGGCGCCTGCATCGTTAGCGTTCGACGGCCGGACCCTGGCACCTAACGCGGAGCGCAGGCTGCGCCTGGTGATGGGCAGCACCATCGCGCTGCGGAACCTCCCGCCATGA
- the pilV gene encoding type IV pilus modification protein PilV, whose amino-acid sequence MDGGKRSEGFTLVEVLVSVLILGIGLLGMAGLQNAGIAAGYSALHRSQASWLAGEMADLLRANPDAARAGAYDTGFAEVAGGCPKAAGSTRAQLDLGQWLAAVCETLGGTGSGSVQVSRSGELFSALISVRWNDRRARDRLEAPGDGRETFVYRAGL is encoded by the coding sequence ATGGATGGCGGCAAGCGCAGTGAAGGATTCACCCTGGTGGAGGTGCTGGTTTCGGTGCTGATCCTCGGCATCGGTTTGCTGGGGATGGCGGGGCTGCAGAATGCTGGGATTGCCGCTGGCTACAGCGCGCTGCATCGCTCCCAGGCCTCCTGGCTGGCCGGCGAGATGGCCGATCTGCTGCGCGCCAATCCGGACGCCGCCCGCGCGGGGGCCTATGACACGGGCTTCGCCGAGGTAGCAGGCGGATGCCCGAAAGCAGCCGGCTCGACGCGGGCGCAACTCGACCTCGGCCAGTGGTTGGCCGCGGTCTGCGAGACGCTCGGCGGGACGGGCAGCGGCTCGGTGCAAGTGAGCCGCAGCGGGGAGTTGTTCAGCGCGCTGATCTCCGTCCGCTGGAACGATCGCCGCGCCCGTGACCGCTTGGAAGCGCCGGGCGATGGTCGGGAGACGTTCGTCTATCGGGCAGGGCTGTGA
- a CDS encoding mechanosensitive ion channel family protein, translating to MDDTNIINVGTEKINALWATVSQYALAFGVKIIVAILFWVLGRWLISFAVNMVEKALARQSVDPTVLRYVGSFITVTLNILLVVGILGYFGVQTTSLAALIAAIGLAIGMAWSGLLANLAAGGFIIVLRPFKVGDFVSAGGVTGTVKEIGLFATAINTPDNVLTLVGNNKIFGDTIQNFSHNTFRRVDLKAQLSGAADYQAAAAVLKQRIAAIPNVLSDPPVDVEILEFNLVGPVLAVRPYCHNDNYWQVYFDTNRTIKEALGTDFPAPMPAQTVIVQQSGNG from the coding sequence ATGGACGATACGAACATCATCAATGTGGGTACGGAGAAGATCAACGCACTGTGGGCGACGGTTTCGCAGTACGCGCTCGCCTTCGGTGTGAAGATCATTGTCGCCATCCTCTTCTGGGTGCTCGGCCGCTGGCTGATCAGCTTCGCCGTCAACATGGTCGAAAAGGCCCTGGCCCGACAGAGCGTCGACCCCACCGTTCTGCGCTACGTCGGCTCTTTCATCACCGTCACCCTGAACATCCTCCTGGTCGTCGGCATCCTCGGCTACTTCGGCGTGCAGACCACCAGCCTCGCCGCGCTGATCGCCGCCATCGGCCTGGCCATCGGCATGGCCTGGTCCGGCCTGCTGGCCAACCTCGCCGCCGGCGGCTTCATCATCGTCCTGCGGCCGTTCAAGGTCGGCGACTTCGTCTCCGCCGGCGGTGTCACCGGCACCGTGAAGGAAATCGGCCTGTTCGCCACCGCCATCAACACCCCGGACAACGTCCTGACGCTGGTGGGCAACAACAAGATCTTCGGCGACACCATCCAGAACTTCAGCCACAACACCTTCCGCCGCGTAGACCTCAAGGCGCAGCTCTCCGGCGCCGCTGACTACCAGGCCGCCGCGGCAGTACTCAAGCAGCGCATCGCGGCGATCCCCAATGTGCTGAGCGACCCGCCGGTGGACGTGGAAATCCTCGAATTCAACCTGGTCGGCCCGGTACTCGCGGTGCGCCCGTACTGCCACAACGACAACTACTGGCAGGTCTACTTCGACACCAACCGCACCATCAAGGAAGCCCTGGGCACCGACTTCCCGGCACCAATGCCGGCACAGACGGTGATCGTGCAGCAGTCGGGGAATGGTTGA